The Schistosoma haematobium chromosome Unknown HiC_scaffold_185, whole genome shotgun sequence DNA segment tacaataaattgtAACCGTAACACATTGTAGCGGCAAATAAAATCTccgaaataaatagctctgtaagttttcgacattggatgctgaacacatgttttaatggactcacctaactgaaagcgctcggtcatgcatccgcaccagatcgctaggggaacgccgtgctcaacatttACTGCAATCggtagccagattagatcagacgattctcgatatattgatagcctatcaaatatatcttcaaacctcctcgcttctgtcttttgatttcacttggtgggtacgcttcatattaggtgttactggttaaagcgttgtcaaactccaaatacctgtggtaCCTTCAACATCAATTAGTTGGGCATTTAACTAGAAGTTTAGAAAATTACCTACTTATCGGCtataataaatcattcaaacATGTTCGAAAATACAACATTTCCCTCCTAATCTTAGTGTTGCATTGAGTATTGACGTAAGCTTCTTCACTGTCCCTGCTGATTTTTTGAAAGTTTGTGATCATTGGGAATTTACACGAACTAAGTCCGACTGCAACTACGTACAACACAGACCTGAAATTTGCCGCATGCCGACGTTCTCATACTTGACTAGCTTTGCTCCCACAAATAATATCATATATTTCACATCGAGTTTGGCAAGCAAATGCACTTGATTTTGAGTACATCTGGATTGACGATGATTTTTAACGCTATATCAAGAGGTGGTAGGTATTTTCCAGCCGCTCTGAACTTATTATTGTCCTTCCAAACGTTGACAGAACCTGTGCGAGAATATTATTTCTTCTATACTCTTTTTTCCCCCAAAAATCTCGACCGTTTTCCAGGTCTGACATGTTTGGCTACTCCTCTTCTTTGATGGAACCATCACACAGAGAATTGATTCAAATGTGTCGATTAAGTTTTGATGCCTAATAAACAATAGCAGGATAACTATAGTTTCGGAAGATCTAGAACTCAAGTTTTACATTTAAGCGTGAAGAGTTAAGGTTAAGAGGCTTACCCATGAATCAGTAGCCCGGAGAACAATGGGTTGTAAAAGTCCTTTAGCGATATAAAATTATCAGTTCGGAGATACGCATTAGTTTTCACACGCTCCCCAATTTGACATTGAAAATCGAATATCTGGCGTTTGTATACATCAGATGGGCATTAATCCTATGCTCATAGCACCGTAGTATTTCAAAAATGTCATCTGATGGTAGTTTAGGTGGTTACTTTCTGTTGTCAGTCACTGGACAGATTGAAAAGGCTGACGTAAGATATTAAAGCTATTGATGTATTCCATAGTTTCCACTCCATGACTATATATGGTGCAAGTACTGCTTCGCAACTGGTCAAGACTGGACCAAATTAACCGTAAGATTCTAAAATGACCTATACAACAGAAATATGACAGGGCCTCGATGAAGGGATGACTCAAACTTCTATTAAAGGTGTTGGTTGCAATGATCAGAACAATTTCAACTTTCCAATTGACATTTCATGGAAGTCTACAAACCCATTCGGTTGTACGTTATTTCATGTTTCTGAATTTTAAAGGGCCTCAAATCGTCCTTCATGCTTATGGCGTTGACGTCTTTGGTAAGGATGTTTTGCGAGGTTACGGTGCCGTTCACGTTCCAATGAAGATCGGAAGgtacattattatgattaatcaatattttcacTTCGTTTTAGTTTAATGCAAATGGATATTTGTTTTTGAAAACCTCAAGTTGAGCTAATCTGTTTTATCACTATTTTGCATGTGACAATTGAGATATTTTGCATCGCTGATATTCAAACAGAACCTTAAGTTTAACATTATTTGGGTAGAAGATTGACAAACCTGTATTATCTTGGGCAATGAAGTCTTCTGCTAGGTTCATTATCTGCTAAGGAGCACCGTGATAGTATAGGACTTGTTCAACCGTGCTCAGAATATTATTGTGTTCTAATCTTTGCTCATATAAACATTTGGACAAATGTATACCATCGACAGCCAACACACATCACCGGATGTATTTCTATGatgatatatgtataatatcatTGTGTAGAAACATGTTTCATCGGAAACAATCATTAAACTGCATGTTTTGAAATGATCTATATTCAGAAgttcattatttcttttaattacCGCACATCAATCACTAAATATGATTTGATTCGGTGTGATAACATTCAAGAAGTTGAATAAAATGTCGAAATCACGATGATATATTCAGAAATTGATGGGTCAAACATGAGATCAAACTTTCTTGTTAAGTTTTGTTAACAAGTTCAGTGTGAGCACGCTTTTGTGTGAATCAACTCGACAGTTCAGATGACAATCATCAGATTAATTTCACCACTGATGTGATCGGTTCAAGCGCTCGGGAACTCAAGATAGCCTCCAACCAAGAAgaaaaatatacaataaattgtAACCGTAACACATTGTAGCGGCAAATAAAATCTccgaaataaatagctctgtaagttttcgacattggatgctgaacacatgttttaatggactcacctaactgaaagcgctcggtcatgcatccgcaccagatcgctaggggaacgccgtgctcaacatttACTGCAATCggtagccagattagatcagacgattctcgatatattgatagcctatcaaatatatcttcaaacctcctcgcttctgtcttttgatttcacttggtgggtacgcttcatattaggtgttactggttaaagcgttgtcaaactccaaatacctgtggtaCCTTCAACATCAATTAGTTGGGCATTTAACTAGAAGTTTAGAAAATTACCTACTTATCGGCtataataaatcattcaaacATGTTCGAAAATACAACATTTCCCTCCTAATCTTAGTGTTGCATTGAGTATTGACGTAAGCTTCTTCACTGTCCCTGCTGATTTTTGAAAGTTTGTGATCATTGGGAATTTACACGAACTAAGTCCGACTGCAACTACGTACAACACAGACCTGAAATTTGCCGCATGCCGACGTTCTCATACTTGACTAGCTTTGCTCCCACAAATAATATCATATATTTCACATCGAGTTTGGCAAGCAAATGCACTTGATTTTGAGTACATCTGGATTGACGATGATTTTTAACGCTATATCAAGAGGTGGTAGGTATTTTCCAGCCGCTCTGAACTTATTATTGTCCTTCCAAACGTTGACAGAACCTGTGCGAGAATATTATTTCTTCTATACTCTTTTTTCCCCCAAAAATCTCGACCGTTTTCCAGGTCTGACATGTTTGGCTACTCCTCTTCTTTGATGGAACCATCACACAGAGAATTGATTCAAATGTGTCGATTAAGTTTTGATGCCTAATAAACAATAGCAGGATAACTATAGTTTCGGAAGATCTAGAACTCAAGTTTTACATTTAAGCGTGAAGAGTTAAGGTTAAGAGGCTTACCCATGAATCAGTAGCCCGGAGAACAATGGGTTGTAAAAGTCCTTTAGCGATATAAAATTATCAGTTCGGAGATACGCATTAGTTTTCACACGCTCCCCAATTTGACATTGAAAATCGAATATCTGGCGTTTGTATACATCAGATGGGCATTAATCCTATGCTCATAGCACCGTAGTATTTCAAAAATGTCATCTGATGGTAGTTTAGGTGGTTACTTTCTGTTGTTAGTCACTGGACAGATTGAAAAGGCTGACGTAAGATATTAAAGCTATTGATGTATTCCATAGTTTCCACTCCATGACTATATATGGTGCAAGTACTGCTTCGCAACTGGTCAAGACTGGACCAAATTAACCGTAAGATTCTAAAATGACCTATACAACAGAAATATGACAGGGCCTCGATGAAGGGATGACTCAAACTTCTATTAAAGGTGTTGGTTGCAATGATCAGAACAATTTCAACTTTCCAATTGACATTTCATGGAAGTCTACAAACCCATTCGGTTGTACGTTATTTCATGTTTCTGAATTTTAAAGGGCCTCAAATCGTCCTTCATGCTTATGGCGTTGACGTCTTTGGTAAGGATGTTTTGCGAGGTTACGGTGCCGTTCACGTTCCAATGAAGATCGGAAGgtacattattatgattaatcaatattttcacTTCGTTTTAGTTTAATGCAAATGGATATTTGTTTTTGAAAACCTCAAGTTGAGCTAATCTGTTTTATCACTATTTTGCATGTGACAATTGAGATATTTTGCATCGCTGATATTCAAACAGAACCTTAAGTTTAACATTATTTGGGTAGAAGATTGACAAACCTGTATTATCTTGGGCAATGAAGTCTTCTGCTAGGTTCATTATCTGCTAAGGAGCACCGTGATAGTATAGGACTTGTTCAACCGTGCTCAGAATATTATTGTGTTCTAATCTTTGCTCATATAAACATTTGGACAAATGTATACCATCGACAGCCAACACACATCACCGGATGTATTTCTATGatgatatatgtataatatcatTGTGTAGAAACATGTTTCATCGGAAACAATCATTAAACTGCATGTTTTGAAATGATCTATATTCAGAAgttcattatttcttttaattacCGCACATCAATCACTAAATATGATTTGATTCGGTGTGATAACATTCAAGAAGTTGAATAAAATGTCGAAATCACGATGATATATTCAGAAATTGATGGGTCAAACATGAGATCAAACTTTCTTGTTAAGTTTTGTTAACAAGttcagtgtttttttatttttaactgaGAGGTGAAGATATATGTAATTCACCTACTTTTCATCAGTAGTTTGCTTTTATTTACAGATTGTTTCTGCCATAATATTGGAACCACACATGAATTATGTCTAAATGTTTGTGAATGTTCACCATTTATCTTTAAAGTCCATAACACTCGAAAACTGTGCGCTACAGCTAGGTTAACTTAACGTATAAGAAAGTGTTAGTTCTCGAATTACCTGCATATTGGTACTAAGACATGTTTAAAGCAGTTCTTTAAACTAATTAGTGTTTATACTTTGAAATTTAATAGAACTGTGTCATTGTCtgcattttgattattttaaagttgcttttaaatataatttcctGTTATCTACTCCACCTAACAAATGACTGTGAATTTTAGTTTTTAAGTTGTTTAAAATACTGACAACTGACTTGCCAAATATAGTTTTACAATTTTTATCACTATTTTGC contains these protein-coding regions:
- the B9D1_1 gene encoding B9 domain-containing protein 1 (EggNog:ENOG410V75B~COG:S); translation: MSSDGSLGGYFLLSVTGQIEKADFPLHDYIWCKYCFATGQDWTKLTGLDEGMTQTSIKGVGCNDQNNFNFPIDISWKSTNPFGWPQIVLHAYGVDVFGKDVLRGYGAVHVPMKIGSISKMSSDGSLGGYFLLLVTGQIEKADFPLHDYIWCKYCFATGQDWTKLTGLDEGMTQTSIKGVGCNDQNNFNFPIDISWKSTNPFGWPQIVLHAYGVDVFGKDVLRGYGAVHVPMKIGRYIIMINQYFHFVLV